The genomic segment GGGACAAATACAAACCAAACAAAAATACTTATCCTGGCGACCCTATCCGGCGGCTACGCCGGGGCCGATTCCGTTGGTCAACTCCATGCAGAGTATGCCCCCAACACCTACGTTTTTCCCTGTTTAAGCCCATGTATGTTTCCAGAGGAGTTCTATTTACGCACGTTTGCGCGCGGAATTGATGCCATTTTGGTGATGTACAGTGGTACCGATTGTCCCTTTAAGTGCGCGCCCGAGCAAACGGCCGAGGTTATCAACCGCGTCTATCCAATAATGCAGGAAAAAGGGATTGATACCCGGCGACTGCGCCTGGTTGCTATTTGCACGGTGTGCAC from the Anaerolineae bacterium genome contains:
- a CDS encoding hydrogenase iron-sulfur subunit; this translates as MGTNTNQTKILILATLSGGYAGADSVGQLHAEYAPNTYVFPCLSPCMFPEEFYLRTFARGIDAILVMYSGTDCPFKCAPEQTAEVINRVYPIMQEKGIDTRRLRLVAICTVCTKPFMREVEQMNELLQQIGPVRNELGNYEL